The Mya arenaria isolate MELC-2E11 chromosome 16, ASM2691426v1 genome includes a window with the following:
- the LOC128221992 gene encoding uncharacterized protein LOC128221992, translated as MMSAALYGLNEKSRTSVSCAWNQFYRKKVQPKPLDMINFDNPKPLRKKRRRRVLSTSVENDDGFDAAEALRSLKRICPSACILTKGDSDTDTASEDEDLPPVLSRFHEVKHESLSPTDLEDKCQRFVRDFQVLPQQVMNLEAMTKGQQDSVLWQRQRRGRITATTAHDVLTLKQATTKSNLLKKIMKYHECDLSRLDAVKFGRQHEETARSMYSDKMRQSHEHFNVSDCVFFC; from the exons ATGATGTCTGCAGCATTGTATGGCCTCAATGAAAAGTCAAGGACAAGTGTCTCCTGTGCTTGGAACCAGTTTTATAGGAAAAAG GTGCAGCCAAAACCTTTGGACATGATTAATTTCGACAACCCAAAACCTCTCCGGAAGAAGCGCCGTCGAAGAGTCCTTTCCACTTCTGTCGAGAACGATGATGGGTTTGACGCAGCCGAGGCACTCCGCAGTCTAAAGCGCATTTGCCCTTCCGCATGTATCCTGACTAAAGGCGACTCTGATACTGACACTGCATCAGAAGATGAAGACTTACCACCA GTGCTGAGCAGATTCCATGAGGTGAAACATGAGTCACTGAGCCCTACAGACCTAGAAGACAAATGTCAGCGATTTGTTCGTGACTTTCAAGTACTACCCCAACAGGTCATGAATCTCGAGGCGATGACAAAGGGCCAACAAGACAGTGTTCTGTGGCAACGACAGAGAAGGGGGCGAATAACAGCCACAACAGCACATGATGTTCTGACCTTAAAGCAAGCAACAACAAAGTCAAATTTGCTGAAGAAAATAATGAAGTACCATGAGTGTGACCTTTCACGTCTTGATGCCGTTAAGTTTGGCAGACAGCACGAAGAAACAGCAAGATCAATGTATAGTGATAAAATGAGGCAAAGTCATGAACACTTTAATGtatctgattgtgtttttttttgttga
- the LOC128221981 gene encoding zinc finger protein 239-like — MDSYTTEKTFTWEDCGVDLSRKSEIKHHLIRHTEEETYTCEICDAVFSQTSNLLTHMVTHTKQKPYKCKICDATFARKWNLKAHIRIHTGEKPYKCVFCDAAFCQKGELQRHIRKHTGEKPYQCGFCEAAFSHRRTLLQHIRIHKGEKPYKCEICDAAFTQTSGLQSHLRKHTGEKPYKCELCDAAFCQKGELQTHIRKHTGEKPYECGICETAFSHRSTLLEHIRIHKGEKPYKCEICDAAFTQRNGLQSHLRIHTGEKPFKCEFCDAAFSQKGGLQTHLRVHTGEKPYRCVLCDAAFSQNGGLQVHIRKHTGEKPYKCELCDAAFTQKGDLQKHMVTHTTEKPYKCGICDADFSRKNQLQTHMILHTRSHASKNESDTDYLMSSM, encoded by the coding sequence ATGGATTCATACACAACAGAAAAAACATTCACGTGGGAAGACTGTGGTGTTGATTTGTCTCGGAAATCAGAAATAAAGCATCACCTGATAAGACATACAGAAGAGGAGACTTACACGTGTGAGATTTGTGATGCTGTTTTTTCACAAACAAGTAATTTACTTACCCATATGGTAACACACACAAAACAGAAGCCCTACAAGTGCAAGATATGTGATGCTACTTTTGCACGGAAGTGGAATTTAAAAGCACATATCAGAATCCACACAGGAgaaaagccatacaagtgtgtgTTTTGTGATGCTGCTTTTTGTCAGAAAGGGGAATTACAAAGACATATAAGAaaacacacaggagagaagccttACCAATGTGGGTTTTGTGAAGCTGCTTTCTCTCATCGAAGAACTTTACTACAGCATATACGAATACATaaaggagagaagccatacaagtgtgagatatgtgatgctgctttcacCCAGACGAGTGGGTTACAgtcacatttaagaaaacacacaggagagaagccatacaagtgtgagttatgtgatgctgctttctgTCAGAAAGGGGaattacaaacacatataagaaaacacacaggagagaaaccATACGAATGTGGAATATGTGAAACTGCTTTCTCTCATCGAAGTACTTTACTTGAACATATAAGAATACACAAAGGGgaaaagccatacaagtgtgagatatgtgatgctgctttcacCCAGAGAAATGGGTTACAGTCACATTTAAGAATACACACTGGAGAGAAGCCATTCAAATGTGAGTtttgtgatgctgctttctcaCAGAAAGGTGGGTTACAGACACATTTAAGAGTACACActggagagaagccatacaggTGTGTGTTATGCGATGCTGCTTTCTCCCAGAACGGTGGGTTACAGGTACATATTAGAAAACACACGGGCgaaaagccatacaagtgtgagttatgtgatgctgctttcacACAGAAAGGtgatttacaaaaacacatggtTACCCACACAACAGAGAAGCCATATAAGTGTGGGATATGTGATGCTGACTTTTCTCGGAAAAATCAGTTACAAACACATATGATATTACACACAAGAAGCCATGCAAGTAAGAACGAATCCGATACAGATTATTTAATGTCAAGTATGTAA